CGCGGCCGCGGCTCCCTCCCCGCCCACTGGCGGCGGCGCCCGACGGGCCGCACGCGCGGGGCCATAAAAGCCGCGGCCGCACGGGGCGCGCGCCGCCCACCGCCAGCAGCGGCCGCCATGCACGTGAACGGCAAAGTGGCGCTGGTGACCGGCGCGGCGCAGGGCATCGGCCGAGCCTTTGCAGAGGTGCTGCTGCGCAACGGCGCCAAGGTAAGCGCGCCAGCCCGGGACCGTGCGCCCGCCCCCGGCTCTTCCCCTGCCACAGGGCCCGGACACCCGGGCAGGCTGCGCCCCCGGCTCGCCCCCAACTTGCAGGGCTCGGGGACACGAGCAGGCTGCGCCCCCGGCTCTTCCCCTGCCGCAGGGCTCGGGGACACCGGCAGACTGCGCCCCCAGGCTCGCCCCAACCTGCAGGCTCGGGGACACGCGCAGGCTGCGCCCCCAGGCTCGCCCCAACTTTCAGGGCTCGGGGACACACGCAGGCTGCGCCCCCGGCTCTTTCCCAGCCGCAGGGCTCGGGGACACGCGCAGGCTGCGCCCCCGGCTCGCCCCAACCTGCAGAGCTCGGGGACACACGCAGGCTGCGCCCCCTGCTCGCCCCAACTTGCAGGGCTCGGGGACACGCGCAGGCTGCGCCCTGGGCGTGCACCTTGCCCCTTGCAAAAGCTGCGGAGGCCGGCGGTGGCGGGCAGACCTCCAAAGCTGCGGGGAGAGAATCCGAACTTGGACTGCGCCGTGCCAGCCCAGGATAGCAGCGCGCTGCTGGGTATTTCCTGCGAGTCTGTCTGCCAGGTCCACCGCCTCGCATCTCGACTCCTGTCCCCTCGTCTGCAGGTAGCACTGGTGGACTGGAATCTGGAGGCAGGTGTACAGTGTAAGGCTGCCCTGGATGCGCAGTATGAGCCTCAGAAGACTCTCTTCATCCAGTGCGATGTGGCTGACCAGGAACAACTGAGAGGTAAGGGGCATCAATCCATCAACGCGGAACACGCTTTGGAAAGGCAACCAACCTGAAGGCAGCCTGGGCAGGAGAGCCGGCCTCTGGGCGGGCAGCTCGGTCACCTCCGGGAGGGCGGCTGGCTACCTGGAGGCTCCACAAGATAGCTTGGGCTGTTGTTTCCTACTCTCATCCCAACAGCCGCAAGAACTAAAGGGGAAGCCAAGAGTGCTTGAGAAAtccttttattttagtcatttggCAGCACAAATGTAGTCAAAATTCCTTTGTGTAGCCAAAGACAGCAAAGGATTGAAGCTGCTAATGGAACCTGGCAAGTTGGGGTGGGTTGTGGGGCTGTGGGAAACAGCTTCCAGAAAGACCCCAAGTCCAGTGACAGTCCAGTGCGCAGTGACTCTCTTTCAAATGTGATAGGACGCAGGATGAAAGGCCGTCACCACAGACGTGCTAGATGCCTTCCACCAAATGTTCGGTCCGGTTTTCCCCCTGTTAAAGGGGACTTTTAAAATAGCAATAGCTGTACTGCGGTGTTAGAACTGCAGGAGAGAGGTTTCTATCAGATTTTCCTCAATGCTTTCCTGTTTCCGTCTGCCCACTTAAAATAGACCAATCTACCTGGAAACTAGCAAGGACAATATTGGTGTAGACAACTAACAGATTTGGGCGTGTGTAAAGAGGCCCAATAGATTTGCATGAAAAAGACTTTttgttctgggaaaaaaaatggaaaagaatatttgTATTTCACAGTTTTCTTGAAAGACTGAGTGAATAGTTAGGCACATCTTTAATCAAGGGACCAAAAAGTTTTCATCAAAGTTTCTCTAGTACTTCTGTTCTTAAAGGAACACGGAAGTGTGACTTTCTTTGAAAGTGTTGGAATGTTCTGTAAGAGTGAAAAATAGAGTGGTAGGTTAGGGAGGAGTGTTCCCCTACAGTTAAAGGAAattgttttaaaggaaattatgtcATCAAAACTTGAAACTGCAAATTAAGACCTATAACTTGGCTTGTAAGCATGGGTAGAAGAGATCTTGAAACAGTGCTGGCAGAACATATTTTGCCAGAGGATAAAGGTTTGTTGATTGTGCATGATATTTTGAATCAAGAATAAAGCCATGTCATAACATACATGCTGATGGAATAGGGAACAGAGTCTAGATCATCTGAAAACTAGTTCTGCCTGACTTTGCATACTTTGACATGTGGCATTTAACCTTAATTGTTGTGCTTCCCAGTATTTAAAATCAGTGCCTTGGCTGTAAACACATTCCTTAAGGATAAGTGATTGGGAAGAGGgaactcagacacacacacagtgaccAGGAGAGGCACGTTGGTCATGAGAAATCCTCGTGTTGTCTTGGACATCAGCATTTATTTGCATGTGGGGGAAATGTGGCTTTGACTCTTGCAATTTCAGGATTTATTGCTGCCTACAACTTTGGAAATGGTTTGGACGTGTGCCCAAGGGAGACTTCATTGGTAGCATAAAAATACAgaggtgagagattctgggagATGATCTGATATGACTCatcttacaaataaaataatgtaacacGGAGGGTTTGTGTAAATTATAAAGAGTGCCACAGCATAGGAATGTCAGCAAGACCTAGATCGTAAGCCACTTGAGCCCCAAACTCAGGGGTATGGCAGAAAGAAGGTCGCACACTACTCATTGGTAAGGGCGGAAGGTGAGGACGCGCGGAGACCGGCATGAGGAGGGAGAGGTGGAGCGGCAGTTCTGCTTATGTGAAGAAACATAACTGCATGTGGAGTTCTGAGAAATAGAACATACTTAGGATGGaatgcaaaaacaacaaaaaaagtaatatTTCTTACATGGTTTCTACTAGAGAACCTTCTCTTGAGTCAATTTGAGATCTTAAGCAGCTAAAAAAGTCCACAAAAAAGTAAACAATtcatcttttgttgttgttttccattCCGTTATGGTAAAGGGTACTGTCAAGGGTACACGTCAGAAAGTGTTTGCATAATTTTTTGACAACTGACTCGCATAGTAATTTATCTATCCAGGAGCTGATCAATCCATGCCCTCTTCATGGTGTCTGATGGTTGTTTATAATTCTGTAACTTTATTCCAATCAGAATCAATTTGGCGTGGATCTCCTGTTTTCTAGGAACTCATATGTTGACACCAAGAGTTGGGAACACAGAACACATTTCTGTCATTTGGAAGAACCACCGCCATTGTCACTGCAGACTCAACAGAACGAGAACCCGTGTGAAAGGGAGACAGTTAGAATCAAAAGAACTATGTCAAAAGCTGCtttgagaaataaaatgcttCTCATTCCCAAGTGCCAAAGCCTCACATGAACTGCCTCAGGGGGCTCTGCAGGGACAGGACGTGTAGTTGGACAATGTAAATGAGTGACTCTCAGGTCTCAGAATTTACACAAATTTTACCCAGGTTGAACATAATTTTTAGAGAAGCTAGCAATACAAAGTAGCAACAatagtgagaaagagaaaaaagtgaaatagtCAATAGtgaagttacagtaatcaaataaAATCAGCCAAATGAGAACAAGACTTTTACTTAGTTGGATGTCAAAACTCCCTACAATGATCATGATGAGTCTGAATACACAAGAAGACTTGTATTTAATCTATCTCTTTATGAAGATCATATGGCTTATTAACAAGGGATGTTTGTGATCGTCTCAGTCGCCAAGCTTCAATAACTTAGGGACAGAGATATGTTGGCTGCCCCAACTGACTTCCAAGAGTTCTTaattcagggtcctcagttctcCAAAATGCATCCCGTTAAGCTATCGCTTACAGAACTTTAATGTGCAAACGCATCCTCttaagattctgattcagtgggtctgtgGTGGCTGCAGTCTGCGTTTCCTACGAGTTCCCAGGTAATGCTCACGGTGCTGGCTCACAAACCACACTTAGAGAAGCCAAGTATCAAGTTGCTGTCTAACAGTGTAATTTCTACTAGGAGGGTGggtaaataaaaattcatttctggACATGGGATAtgatttaaatgtatatatggaaaataaaaatgtatctataATGTCatggttttttttaattagataCTTTCAGAAAAGTTGTAGACTACTTTGGAAGATTGGACATTTTGGTCAATAATGCTGGAGTGAATAATgagaaaaactgggaaaaaactCTGCAGATTAATCTGGTAAGTGATGTAAGCCATGTTTATTGCCTAatattatttaatgcaatgatgtttttaaaggaaaaaaggttCTTATATTCATGAAAACAATACAATGACCTGCAGTATAGGAAAAAGGAAGTTACAGAAAGCTAGAAAAAATCAATTCCTTTTACACATCTGAGGACAGTTGAGACTTTTAGTCATGAAAATAAATCAGTTTTAAAACATTgaaggaaaatgcaaaaaaataaaaacatagtttATTGCATTACCTAGGAGTTGGCAAATTATGACCACTGGCCACACTACACTACCGCCTGTTTTTGTATGACCTGCAAGTGAAAAATGGGTTTTACCTTTTTTCGTGGTTGaaagat
The DNA window shown above is from Manis javanica isolate MJ-LG chromosome 3, MJ_LKY, whole genome shotgun sequence and carries:
- the HPGD gene encoding 15-hydroxyprostaglandin dehydrogenase [NAD(+)] isoform X4 encodes the protein MHVNGKVALVTGAAQGIGRAFAEVLLRNGAKVALVDWNLEAGVQCKAALDAQYEPQKTLFIQCDVADQEQLRDTFRKVVDYFGRLDILVNNAGVNNEKNWEKTLQINLASVISGTYLGLDYMSKQNGGEGGIIINMSSLADEEAQVGNLGDLHKFTWRGSSKTGIYMPTARYKTPFALTTR
- the HPGD gene encoding 15-hydroxyprostaglandin dehydrogenase [NAD(+)] isoform X5, giving the protein MHVNGKVALVTGAAQGIGRAFAEVLLRNGAKVALVDWNLEAGVQCKAALDAQYEPQKTLFIQCDVADQEQLRDTFRKVVDYFGRLDILVNNAGVNNEKNWEKTLQINLASVISGTYLGLDYMSKQNGGEGGIIINMSSLADGC
- the HPGD gene encoding 15-hydroxyprostaglandin dehydrogenase [NAD(+)] isoform X3, with the translated sequence MHVNGKVALVTGAAQGIGRAFAEVLLRNGAKVALVDWNLEAGVQCKAALDAQYEPQKTLFIQCDVADQEQLRDTFRKVVDYFGRLDILVNNAGVNNEKNWEKTLQINLASVISGTYLGLDYMSKQNGGEGGIIINMSSLAVESNSEKRKRDGLLTPTAAWMNLPEAMLSGRRQSLPRVITFP